A stretch of Pseudoprevotella muciniphila DNA encodes these proteins:
- a CDS encoding Ig-like domain-containing protein, protein MKKIFLSLLSLILAVLPILAQNSTYEMARVYPLQQDEVGTAKSTVSTQGNETIYTLSNNVLSASFVKTNNTLKFDGCEAMNLKAGTELFTVAFGDGSTEVKASEMNLRSVEMIDLTGSNTAVKGSEHFSGKALKARFTYTYQGSVVNVFWQADLRDGSHYLRTDITLRGSADVKLFNVIPLLYDVDVAAAGSTPTVVGNTRGAVLMSDKIFAGLETPMGINSVSGSSNNIPVQFQYDSWTSASFNYAPGSATPSAITSMGYTADQIVATQGYLSFKTAGSQTVTFLYSSGSHRLNIVGVDALDMDGNVVASDYHYGYTGGQKSNNVYTLNIPAVGTYLVRYFVEIKTESVTSSGTITYSEKVIAPVVVFDGASATPKAEKSTDLKALSGTSIEENGSLSDSWTPSSWTQLQQSEIPLRMGELGYSAPNVYGVSQDLAIQGSGKFQVEFNYSSGNNRLNIVGVDLLDSGGDIVAYDYHIGYTGTAKSENVYSMTIPFSGTYKLRYMVENSEALTSSGNITITLKTEEIIHLPSEATVSIQGLWSRNTTLKAGTEWNVSAVVGLVAPGQQRRSFLAYSERERAVPWRCMPAYISWYELNIDRNNDASYTTNMNINQCVDVVNQWKTNLFDKYGVSINSFVWDDGWDEYGTWTFNPNFPNGFTEVDQVTRKMCSGIGAWLGPVGGYGTSGNYRRGYWNGKGGMQLSNTAYYDVFTKACKTLLTDYDFRFFKFDGISAQFSSVGPDAGTTGEENAEAIIYAERDIRKNYKEDIFFNTTVGTWASPFWFKITDAVWRQENDFGTIGNNSISRENWITYRDRLVYQNFVQNSPICPINTLMTHGFILTKYSSPANCTRDYDAVLRELRCAFACGSGMVELYNDYSLMNSINSGKLWSDLADCIKWQRQNADVLPDIHWVGGNPWDGSKCNIYGWAGWNGRKAVLTLRNGSNTRQTFKTTLRKALDIPQSINTTITLKKAFADQIRLSGLTEGSAINIDTELTLSIPASSVYVFNGIDGSGNLVSVDSICFSADSYRVGAGSAIRPDYVVMPLDASDKSIVWTSSDPSIATVADGAITGVSEGTVTITATAADDGGAVAQFEVIVGNIPTESISFNATEYNVYVGENVTITATVLPADASNKELVWESSDESVATVADGVVTGIAEGSAVITATSAANPSVTKTVMVTVDAVPPYNVNFDRDADPTNSSRYLNSIIIKPETSETTTLTLNTNHKPYQDLTSNVIKVEKGEKLTVTFNYNGSWMHGYVFVDENNDGVFNVNINASAHTATGDVKTYAFYSFDDSNDTNGYNSEGTNLTGSARNVLNPPSFKAPTADGTYRIRFKVDWNSLDPAGSTVAGNTILGNGGSITDATLVVGDPTAVNIVQMNSNKNAIYDLQGRKVSKPAKGVYIVNGKKIVR, encoded by the coding sequence ATGAAGAAAATCTTTCTGAGTTTACTCTCCCTTATTCTTGCTGTGTTACCCATTTTGGCACAGAACAGTACTTACGAAATGGCACGCGTCTATCCCTTGCAGCAGGACGAAGTGGGTACTGCAAAAAGTACGGTGTCAACACAAGGCAATGAAACAATATATACGTTGTCGAATAACGTGCTCAGTGCTTCGTTTGTCAAGACTAATAATACATTAAAGTTTGACGGCTGCGAAGCAATGAATCTCAAGGCAGGCACTGAACTCTTTACTGTGGCTTTTGGCGATGGCAGTACAGAGGTAAAAGCCTCTGAAATGAACCTGCGAAGTGTTGAAATGATAGATCTTACTGGTAGTAATACTGCGGTAAAAGGTTCTGAACATTTCTCTGGGAAAGCACTCAAGGCTCGGTTCACTTACACTTATCAGGGCTCTGTGGTCAATGTGTTCTGGCAGGCAGATTTGCGTGACGGAAGCCATTATCTGCGTACGGACATTACACTGAGGGGCTCTGCCGACGTGAAACTCTTTAACGTCATTCCATTGCTTTACGATGTGGACGTGGCTGCTGCAGGAAGCACACCAACAGTTGTGGGCAATACGCGCGGAGCAGTTTTGATGAGCGACAAGATCTTTGCAGGTCTTGAAACACCAATGGGCATAAATAGTGTATCTGGCTCGTCCAACAATATACCCGTACAGTTCCAATACGATTCTTGGACTTCGGCATCTTTCAATTATGCACCGGGTTCAGCAACGCCATCAGCCATAACATCGATGGGTTACACCGCAGACCAGATTGTGGCAACGCAAGGCTACCTGTCCTTTAAGACTGCAGGCTCGCAAACTGTTACTTTCCTCTATTCGTCCGGTAGCCATCGTCTGAATATTGTTGGCGTTGATGCGCTGGACATGGATGGTAATGTTGTGGCAAGCGACTATCACTATGGTTATACAGGTGGGCAGAAATCGAACAATGTTTATACACTCAATATTCCAGCAGTGGGCACTTATCTCGTTCGTTACTTCGTGGAGATAAAAACGGAATCCGTAACATCCAGCGGTACTATTACATATTCAGAAAAAGTTATTGCACCTGTAGTGGTATTCGATGGCGCGAGTGCAACACCAAAGGCAGAGAAATCAACAGACTTAAAGGCACTTTCCGGAACGTCAATAGAGGAGAACGGTTCACTTTCTGACAGTTGGACACCCTCGTCATGGACACAACTGCAACAGAGTGAAATACCTTTACGTATGGGCGAATTAGGATATAGCGCACCAAATGTTTATGGTGTAAGTCAGGATTTGGCAATTCAAGGTTCTGGAAAGTTCCAGGTTGAGTTCAACTATTCGTCAGGCAACAATCGACTCAATATCGTGGGTGTTGACCTTCTCGACAGCGGTGGCGACATCGTAGCATACGATTATCATATAGGATATACAGGCACAGCCAAAAGCGAAAATGTATATAGTATGACCATTCCTTTCAGTGGTACATACAAACTGCGCTACATGGTTGAGAACTCAGAAGCGCTTACCTCAAGCGGAAATATCACAATAACACTTAAAACAGAAGAAATCATCCACTTACCGAGCGAAGCCACTGTGTCCATCCAAGGTCTTTGGAGCAGAAATACTACGCTCAAGGCAGGTACCGAATGGAACGTCAGTGCTGTCGTAGGACTTGTGGCTCCAGGACAGCAGCGCCGTTCGTTCTTGGCATATTCTGAAAGAGAGCGTGCTGTGCCATGGCGTTGTATGCCGGCATACATCAGTTGGTATGAACTCAACATCGACCGAAACAACGATGCTTCATACACCACGAACATGAACATCAACCAATGCGTTGACGTAGTGAACCAGTGGAAAACAAATCTTTTCGATAAATATGGTGTGAGCATCAACTCCTTCGTCTGGGACGATGGCTGGGATGAATACGGCACATGGACCTTCAACCCCAACTTCCCCAACGGATTCACGGAAGTGGATCAGGTTACACGCAAAATGTGTTCTGGCATCGGTGCTTGGCTCGGTCCGGTTGGCGGCTATGGCACAAGCGGTAACTATCGTCGCGGCTACTGGAATGGTAAGGGCGGTATGCAACTCTCCAATACAGCATATTATGATGTGTTTACCAAGGCATGTAAGACGCTCCTGACGGATTACGATTTCCGTTTCTTCAAGTTTGATGGCATCAGCGCACAGTTCTCTTCAGTAGGACCTGATGCTGGCACCACTGGCGAAGAAAATGCAGAAGCCATTATCTATGCCGAAAGAGATATCCGCAAGAACTACAAGGAAGACATCTTCTTCAACACTACGGTAGGAACATGGGCAAGCCCATTCTGGTTCAAGATAACAGATGCCGTATGGCGTCAGGAAAACGACTTCGGAACAATCGGCAACAACTCCATTAGTCGTGAGAACTGGATTACCTATCGCGACCGCCTCGTTTATCAGAATTTTGTGCAGAACAGCCCCATCTGTCCTATCAACACATTGATGACACACGGCTTCATTTTAACAAAATATAGTAGCCCGGCAAATTGCACACGCGATTATGACGCAGTGCTTCGCGAACTCCGTTGTGCTTTTGCATGTGGTAGCGGTATGGTGGAACTCTACAACGACTATAGCCTGATGAACTCCATCAACAGCGGAAAACTTTGGAGCGACCTTGCCGACTGTATCAAGTGGCAACGTCAAAACGCTGATGTGTTGCCCGATATCCACTGGGTAGGAGGCAATCCCTGGGACGGCTCGAAATGTAATATCTATGGTTGGGCAGGATGGAATGGTCGTAAGGCTGTACTCACACTGCGTAATGGTTCCAACACCCGACAGACTTTCAAGACAACGCTTCGCAAAGCACTCGACATACCGCAAAGCATCAACACCACTATCACGCTCAAAAAGGCTTTCGCTGACCAAATAAGACTTTCCGGTCTCACCGAAGGTTCAGCCATCAATATCGACACAGAACTCACCCTGTCAATACCAGCCAGTTCAGTCTATGTATTCAACGGCATAGATGGTAGTGGCAACCTCGTATCTGTTGACAGTATCTGCTTCTCTGCTGACTCTTACAGAGTGGGAGCCGGAAGTGCCATCCGTCCGGATTATGTAGTAATGCCACTCGATGCAAGCGACAAGAGCATAGTTTGGACATCGAGCGACCCAAGCATCGCTACAGTTGCTGACGGGGCAATTACGGGTGTAAGTGAGGGGACCGTAACCATCACTGCTACTGCAGCAGACGACGGTGGTGCCGTGGCGCAGTTTGAAGTCATCGTAGGTAATATCCCCACAGAAAGCATTTCGTTCAATGCCACAGAATACAATGTATATGTAGGCGAAAACGTAACGATTACGGCAACGGTTCTTCCTGCCGATGCAAGCAACAAAGAACTCGTATGGGAATCGTCTGATGAATCTGTCGCTACGGTTGCAGATGGCGTGGTAACAGGTATTGCAGAAGGTTCTGCCGTCATTACCGCTACCTCAGCTGCCAATCCCTCTGTAACTAAGACTGTTATGGTAACAGTGGATGCTGTCCCGCCATACAACGTGAATTTCGACCGCGACGCCGACCCTACGAACAGCAGTCGCTACCTCAACAGCATTATCATCAAGCCCGAAACGAGTGAAACGACGACACTCACATTAAATACGAACCACAAGCCTTATCAGGACCTCACTTCGAATGTCATAAAGGTGGAGAAGGGTGAAAAACTCACCGTAACCTTCAACTACAACGGCTCTTGGATGCATGGCTACGTATTCGTCGACGAAAACAACGACGGTGTGTTCAATGTGAATATAAATGCCTCAGCACACACGGCTACCGGCGATGTGAAAACATACGCGTTCTACAGCTTTGACGACAGCAACGATACTAACGGCTATAACAGCGAGGGCACAAACCTCACAGGCAGTGCACGCAATGTGCTCAACCCGCCGTCATTCAAAGCACCAACAGCCGATGGCACCTACCGCATACGTTTCAAGGTGGACTGGAACAGTCTCGACCCCGCAGGAAGCACCGTGGCAGGCAATACCATTCTCGGCAATGGCGGTAGCATCACAGATGCAACTCTAGTCGTAGGCGACCCAACTGCCGTCAATATTGTTCAGATGAATAGCAATAAAAACGCCATCTACGACCTTCAGGGCCGCAAGGTAAGCAAACCTGCCAAAGGAGTTTACATCGTCAACGGCAAGAAGATTGTGAGATAA
- a CDS encoding SprT-like domain-containing protein, with amino-acid sequence MRPSPEYIEHKFNAFNLLIFNGKLPLPPIKMSRARTFMGRLEYKREKTFLGKYRYSDFVIRISTFYDLPEEEIEDTLIHEMIHYHICFHQMQDTSAHGKLFRRMMNDINNSFGRHITISHKRSEQEMNQDTRTRSHFICIVWLNSGKVGIVIPTKTRIFNMWKIIPQFREVIRYKWVHSSDAFFNRFPRAMTPKFYIVEECLLEEHLKDAVELENTGHIIRPKK; translated from the coding sequence ATGAGACCTTCACCAGAATACATAGAGCACAAGTTTAATGCATTTAACCTGCTTATTTTCAACGGAAAATTACCTCTTCCACCGATAAAGATGAGCCGCGCGCGTACGTTTATGGGGCGTCTGGAATACAAGCGGGAGAAGACATTTCTCGGAAAATACAGGTACTCAGATTTCGTGATTCGTATCAGCACATTCTACGATTTACCTGAAGAAGAAATAGAAGACACATTGATTCATGAAATGATTCATTACCACATCTGTTTCCATCAAATGCAGGACACGTCTGCCCACGGCAAACTCTTCCGCCGAATGATGAACGATATCAATAACAGTTTTGGTCGGCATATCACCATCAGTCATAAGCGCAGCGAACAAGAAATGAATCAGGATACGCGCACACGGTCGCACTTCATCTGCATAGTATGGCTAAACAGCGGGAAAGTGGGCATTGTTATCCCTACCAAGACCCGGATTTTCAATATGTGGAAAATCATCCCTCAATTTCGCGAAGTCATCAGATACAAATGGGTGCACTCTTCAGATGCTTTTTTCAACCGCTTCCCACGAGCAATGACCCCTAAATTCTACATTGTAGAAGAATGTCTGTTGGAAGAGCATCTGAAAGATGCCGTAGAACTAGAGAACACTGGTCACATTATCCGTCCGAAGAAATGA
- a CDS encoding DMT family transporter codes for MSNKQNISIFQRPAWVVAFALTAAFLWGWAFPLVKLGFREFAITPEMTGSKMLFAGIRFFFAGLLILLVAKQSGRPFKIHRRSDWWFIIALALVGTTLHYAFFYFGMSHATGSRAAILNSLSVFLVVILACMFFKSDKMSTKKMLGCIIGFAGIMALNIGGKDSGSFTWLGDGMIIINTICSAVAALMTRGLKKRINVIVGTGYSLTIGGVFLIIAGFLVDGTLPCVTGYGLLILLMLTAISAIGFTLYNKLLSCNPIGKVGIYNSIIPIVGAISSCICLNEPFLWNYLLAGILAAIGIYIINKSR; via the coding sequence ATGAGCAACAAACAGAATATCAGCATTTTTCAGCGACCAGCATGGGTAGTGGCTTTCGCCCTTACTGCTGCATTTTTATGGGGTTGGGCATTTCCTCTTGTCAAACTCGGCTTCAGAGAGTTTGCCATAACTCCTGAAATGACAGGAAGTAAGATGCTTTTTGCCGGCATACGTTTTTTCTTTGCAGGATTGCTCATCTTACTCGTTGCAAAACAAAGCGGACGTCCTTTCAAAATTCACCGACGAAGCGACTGGTGGTTTATCATAGCGCTTGCATTAGTTGGTACAACATTACATTATGCTTTTTTCTATTTCGGTATGTCGCATGCCACGGGGTCGCGTGCTGCTATCCTTAATTCGCTTAGCGTCTTTCTTGTTGTGATTCTTGCTTGTATGTTTTTCAAGAGCGACAAGATGAGTACTAAAAAAATGTTGGGTTGTATAATCGGTTTTGCTGGTATTATGGCCCTAAACATTGGTGGGAAAGATAGCGGCTCGTTCACTTGGCTTGGCGACGGAATGATTATCATCAACACTATTTGTTCTGCTGTTGCAGCACTGATGACAAGGGGTCTAAAGAAACGCATAAATGTTATAGTAGGCACAGGTTATAGTCTTACCATAGGCGGGGTCTTTCTTATTATTGCAGGTTTTTTAGTAGATGGTACATTGCCGTGCGTTACAGGTTATGGCTTATTGATATTGCTGATGCTGACAGCAATCTCGGCAATAGGCTTTACGCTCTACAACAAACTCCTTTCATGCAATCCAATCGGGAAAGTCGGTATTTACAACTCAATTATCCCCATCGTAGGCGCTATCAGTTCATGTATTTGTTTGAATGAGCCTTTCTTGTGGAATTACCTTTTGGCAGGAATTCTTGCGGCTATAGGTATTTATATTATTAACAAAAGCCGCTAA
- a CDS encoding LexA family protein: protein MKLEIFSAFSQSDLSLPYVDGGVYAGFPSPAQDFMENSIDLNRDLVSHPESTFYARVVGDSMIEADVNEGDILVVDKSLEVKDGIMAVCILNGEFTVKYLHVFEDHIELVPANSSYKTIRVGADDDFEVWGTVTFVIKRMSRS, encoded by the coding sequence ATGAAACTTGAGATATTTTCTGCTTTTTCGCAGTCGGATTTGTCGTTGCCTTACGTTGATGGCGGTGTTTATGCGGGTTTTCCTTCTCCTGCTCAGGATTTCATGGAGAATTCGATTGATTTGAACCGCGACCTTGTTTCTCATCCCGAGAGTACGTTTTACGCTCGTGTTGTGGGTGATTCGATGATTGAGGCTGACGTGAATGAGGGTGATATTCTGGTTGTTGACAAGTCGCTTGAGGTGAAGGATGGCATTATGGCTGTTTGTATTCTCAATGGTGAGTTTACGGTGAAGTACCTTCACGTTTTTGAGGATCACATAGAACTTGTCCCCGCTAATTCTTCTTATAAGACGATCAGAGTTGGCGCGGATGATGATTTCGAAGTTTGGGGGACTGTTACCTTTGTAATTAAGCGTATGTCCCGGAGTTGA
- the lptB gene encoding LPS export ABC transporter ATP-binding protein: protein MTQMVLRTEGLVKKYGKRTVVNQVAFDVKQGEIVGLLGPNGAGKTTSFYMTTGLVVPNAGHIYLNDEEITNYPVYKRAQAGIGYLAQEASVFRKMSVEDNIASVLEMTGKSKEYQKEKLESLIAEFRLQKVRKNLGDQLSGGERRRTEIARCLAIDPKFIMLDEPFAGVDPIAVEDIQYIVWKLKDRNIGILITDHNVEETLCITERAYLLFEGKILFQGTPEELAANQVVRDKYLTNSFKLRKKDFQLMGKEREIMD from the coding sequence ATGACCCAAATGGTGCTTAGAACAGAAGGACTCGTGAAAAAATACGGGAAAAGAACCGTAGTCAATCAAGTGGCCTTCGATGTGAAACAAGGAGAAATAGTAGGACTGCTCGGACCTAACGGAGCAGGAAAAACAACATCCTTCTATATGACAACAGGACTCGTCGTACCTAATGCAGGGCATATATACCTCAACGACGAAGAAATAACCAACTACCCGGTATATAAAAGAGCACAGGCGGGAATAGGCTATCTCGCACAGGAAGCATCAGTCTTCAGGAAAATGTCCGTAGAAGACAACATCGCATCTGTCCTCGAAATGACAGGTAAATCAAAAGAGTACCAAAAAGAAAAACTCGAAAGTCTCATAGCAGAATTCCGGTTGCAGAAAGTAAGAAAAAACCTTGGCGACCAACTATCGGGAGGAGAAAGAAGAAGAACGGAGATAGCAAGATGCCTCGCCATCGACCCTAAATTCATCATGCTCGATGAACCATTCGCAGGAGTCGACCCTATAGCCGTGGAAGACATACAATACATCGTATGGAAACTCAAAGACAGAAACATAGGCATACTCATCACAGACCATAACGTAGAAGAAACACTCTGCATTACAGAACGCGCATACCTCCTCTTCGAAGGAAAAATACTCTTTCAGGGAACGCCCGAAGAACTCGCAGCAAACCAGGTCGTAAGAGACAAATACCTTACAAACAGTTTCAAATTAAGAAAAAAGGACTTCCAATTGATGGGCAAGGAAAGAGAAATAATGGACTAA
- a CDS encoding AMP-binding protein, whose protein sequence is MDSDKMNEELQNQHIVGERDFIGHIEESIVNHWNRDALTDYQGETLQYKDVARKIEKLHILFENAGVKEGDKIALCGRNCAHWAVAFLATLTYGAVAVPILHEFKPEQVHDLVNHSDAKLLFVGDHMAKYIDPQEMPRLEGIVCIADYSLLISRSELLTNARETLNALYGAKYPKFFRQQHVHYRRANPDDMALINYTSGTTSRSKGVIIPFRAIWSNYKFACQVMDHVITENSNIVSILPMAHMYGMAFEFIYEFIKGAHVFFLTRVPSPKIIFKAFGEIKPDVIISVPLIIEKVIKKMILPKLQTPSMKLLLSLPIINQRIRDRVREQLQKAFGGNFYQIIIGGAAFNSEVEEFLTKIGFNFTVGYGATECAPIITYADWKDFKPGSCGKAVPRMEVKIDSKDPQRIVGEILARGENVMLGYYKNEDATKEALDSEGWYHTGDLGVIDKDGNLSIRGRSKNMLLGANGQNIYPEEIEDKLNTLPYVSESVVIQKGNELYALVHPDFDEAEKDGVDAAALRRQMEQNKEDLNLQIPAYERIKGVVIWKDEFEKTPKKSIKRYLYLDAKID, encoded by the coding sequence ATGGATTCAGATAAAATGAACGAAGAACTCCAGAACCAACATATCGTAGGAGAGAGAGATTTCATTGGGCATATAGAGGAAAGCATTGTAAACCATTGGAACAGAGACGCTCTTACCGACTATCAGGGAGAAACCTTGCAATATAAGGATGTGGCAAGAAAAATCGAAAAACTTCACATCCTCTTCGAAAATGCAGGTGTAAAGGAAGGTGATAAAATAGCACTATGCGGAAGAAATTGTGCACATTGGGCTGTGGCATTCCTTGCTACATTAACCTATGGCGCAGTGGCCGTACCTATTCTTCACGAATTCAAACCGGAGCAGGTGCACGACCTCGTTAACCATAGCGATGCAAAATTACTTTTCGTGGGCGATCACATGGCAAAATATATCGACCCGCAGGAAATGCCGCGACTCGAAGGTATTGTCTGTATAGCCGACTATTCCTTGCTCATCAGTAGATCAGAATTGCTTACCAACGCAAGAGAAACACTCAATGCACTGTATGGAGCAAAATATCCCAAATTCTTCAGGCAGCAACACGTGCATTACAGAAGAGCCAACCCTGACGATATGGCGCTCATCAACTATACAAGCGGTACAACAAGCCGGTCAAAAGGAGTAATCATACCGTTCAGGGCGATATGGTCAAACTATAAGTTTGCATGCCAAGTCATGGATCATGTCATCACGGAAAACAGCAATATCGTAAGCATACTGCCTATGGCGCACATGTACGGTATGGCATTCGAATTCATATACGAGTTTATCAAGGGTGCACACGTCTTTTTCCTTACAAGAGTGCCCTCGCCAAAAATTATTTTCAAGGCATTTGGAGAAATCAAACCTGATGTCATCATTAGTGTACCTCTTATTATAGAAAAGGTCATCAAGAAGATGATTCTTCCCAAATTGCAGACACCAAGCATGAAACTCTTGCTCTCTCTGCCAATCATCAATCAAAGAATAAGAGACAGAGTAAGAGAACAACTGCAGAAAGCATTCGGAGGAAACTTCTACCAAATAATAATAGGAGGAGCAGCGTTCAATAGCGAAGTGGAAGAATTCCTCACAAAGATAGGATTTAATTTCACAGTAGGATATGGAGCAACAGAATGTGCACCCATCATTACCTATGCTGACTGGAAAGATTTCAAGCCCGGATCTTGCGGCAAGGCGGTGCCAAGAATGGAGGTTAAAATCGACAGCAAAGACCCGCAAAGAATAGTAGGAGAAATACTCGCAAGAGGAGAAAACGTCATGCTCGGATACTACAAAAATGAAGATGCAACAAAAGAAGCACTCGACAGCGAAGGATGGTATCACACAGGCGACCTCGGGGTAATCGACAAGGACGGAAACCTAAGCATACGGGGTAGGAGCAAAAACATGCTGCTTGGGGCTAACGGACAAAACATCTATCCGGAAGAAATAGAAGACAAACTCAACACACTGCCATACGTCAGCGAAAGTGTAGTCATACAAAAAGGCAACGAACTCTACGCACTCGTTCATCCCGATTTCGATGAGGCGGAAAAAGACGGGGTAGATGCTGCTGCATTACGCAGGCAGATGGAACAAAACAAAGAAGACCTCAACCTGCAGATACCTGCCTACGAAAGAATAAAAGGAGTAGTCATCTGGAAAGACGAATTCGAAAAAACGCCTAAAAAGAGCATAAAACGATATCTGTATCTCGACGCAAAGATAGACTGA
- the truA gene encoding tRNA pseudouridine(38-40) synthase TruA produces the protein MRYFIQLSYDGTNYHGWQVQPNATSVQQTLNEALSTILRQPIATTGAGRTDTGVNAKMMVAHFDVGNEVDENQLTDKLNRLLPHDIAIQHIKRVENEAHARFDAKLRTYHYDIMLVKNPFKRHYATRLYFQLDFGKMNQAAKMLIGTKDFTSFSKTGTDTKTNICTITRACWTELEPGYWRFEISADRFLRNMVRAIVGTLIQVGKGRLTPEEVSNIIEKKDRCAAGESVPAKGLSLADIQY, from the coding sequence ATGCGCTATTTTATCCAACTGTCCTACGACGGAACGAACTATCACGGATGGCAAGTACAACCCAATGCCACATCCGTGCAGCAGACACTCAACGAGGCTCTCTCTACCATACTGCGCCAACCTATCGCAACAACGGGGGCGGGGAGAACTGATACCGGAGTGAATGCAAAAATGATGGTGGCGCATTTCGACGTCGGAAACGAAGTGGATGAAAACCAACTCACCGACAAATTGAACCGCCTGCTGCCACATGATATCGCAATACAACACATCAAAAGAGTGGAAAACGAAGCACATGCCAGGTTCGATGCAAAACTCCGAACCTATCACTACGACATAATGCTCGTAAAGAACCCATTCAAACGGCATTATGCAACAAGGCTCTATTTCCAACTCGATTTCGGGAAAATGAACCAGGCAGCAAAAATGCTAATCGGAACTAAGGACTTCACCAGTTTTAGCAAAACAGGAACAGATACAAAAACAAATATCTGTACCATAACCCGAGCCTGCTGGACAGAATTGGAACCAGGCTACTGGCGATTCGAAATATCAGCCGACCGCTTCCTCAGGAATATGGTCAGGGCAATCGTCGGAACACTCATACAAGTAGGAAAAGGAAGGCTCACCCCCGAAGAAGTAAGCAATATCATCGAAAAAAAAGACAGATGTGCCGCCGGAGAATCAGTCCCCGCAAAAGGTCTCTCCCTCGCTGACATTCAATATTAA
- the rplI gene encoding 50S ribosomal protein L9 codes for MEIILKEDITGLGYKNDIVTVKNGYGRNYLIPTGKAVIASASARKVLAENLKQQANKLEKIKADAQAVADRIANIKPIVIETKVSATGVIYGSVNNLHICEELKAQGIEVERKKIVVKDVKEVGEYTAKVHLHKEVEVEVPFKVVAEGQPEAPAVEEAPAVEEAPAVEEAPAVEDAPVAEEAPVVEEPAAEETPVAEEAPAEEEKTEE; via the coding sequence ATGGAAATTATACTGAAAGAAGATATTACGGGTTTGGGATATAAGAACGATATCGTTACCGTAAAAAACGGCTACGGCCGTAACTACCTTATCCCCACAGGAAAGGCTGTCATAGCAAGCGCTTCTGCTCGCAAAGTGCTCGCTGAAAACCTCAAACAGCAGGCTAACAAACTTGAAAAAATCAAGGCAGACGCACAGGCTGTTGCAGACAGAATCGCTAATATCAAACCTATCGTTATCGAGACTAAGGTTAGCGCCACAGGTGTTATCTATGGAAGCGTAAACAACCTCCACATCTGCGAAGAACTCAAGGCACAAGGCATTGAAGTGGAACGCAAGAAAATCGTTGTAAAGGACGTAAAGGAAGTTGGCGAATACACTGCTAAAGTACACCTCCATAAGGAAGTTGAAGTTGAAGTTCCCTTCAAGGTTGTAGCAGAAGGTCAGCCCGAGGCTCCTGCAGTAGAAGAGGCTCCCGCAGTAGAAGAGGCTCCCGCAGTAGAAGAGGCTCCCGCAGTAGAAGATGCTCCTGTAGCAGAAGAAGCACCCGTAGTGGAAGAACCTGCCGCAGAAGAAACTCCCGTAGCAGAAGAAGCACCTGCTGAAGAAGAAAAAACAGAAGAATAA
- the rpsR gene encoding 30S ribosomal protein S18, with amino-acid sequence MAQTEIRYLNPPSVDTKKKKYCRFKKSGIKYIDYKDADFLKKFLNEQGKILPRRITGTSLKYQRRVAKAVKRARHIALLPFVTDLLK; translated from the coding sequence ATGGCACAGACAGAAATCAGATATTTGAATCCGCCCTCAGTGGACACAAAGAAGAAAAAGTACTGCCGTTTCAAGAAAAGCGGTATCAAGTACATTGACTACAAAGACGCAGACTTCCTCAAGAAGTTCCTCAACGAACAGGGAAAAATACTTCCTCGTCGAATCACAGGAACATCACTCAAATACCAGCGCCGTGTGGCTAAGGCCGTGAAACGCGCACGCCACATCGCATTGCTGCCGTTCGTAACTGACTTGTTGAAATAA
- the rpsF gene encoding 30S ribosomal protein S6 has translation MTNTYETVFILTPVLSEDQMKETVEKFKGILAENGAEITSEEHWGMKKLAYPIEKKSSGFYVLIEFKAEPVAVTKLETNFRRDERIIRFLTVKLDKYAQEWAEKRRQKYASKKED, from the coding sequence ATGACCAACACTTACGAGACCGTTTTCATACTTACTCCCGTTTTGTCTGAAGATCAGATGAAGGAAACGGTCGAAAAATTCAAGGGAATTCTCGCTGAAAATGGCGCAGAAATTACCTCTGAGGAGCATTGGGGCATGAAAAAATTAGCATACCCCATCGAGAAAAAGTCATCGGGATTCTACGTGCTGATAGAATTCAAGGCAGAGCCCGTGGCAGTGACCAAACTGGAAACAAACTTCCGTCGCGATGAGCGAATAATTCGTTTCCTTACTGTTAAACTCGACAAGTACGCTCAGGAATGGGCTGAAAAACGTCGTCAGAAATACGCATCTAAAAAGGAGGACTAA